The following are encoded in a window of Pirellulales bacterium genomic DNA:
- a CDS encoding thioredoxin family protein, whose product MATFVATPRWIACWALVLAIAAAASPSTAAELGLPIDEFTLRDSHGREHALASAPDTKAFVVVFLGVECPLANLYAPRLNELAERFAGRGVAFFGINSNRQDSNSELAAYVEQHHFSFPQLKDVGNVIADRFGAERTPEAFVLDGNRVLRYRGRIDNQYEVGVQRAAATRHDLRFAIEAVLDGKEVFDPSTEAPGCFIGRTEVRQREGQAAPAAGDITWSSKIADIIQRRCQECHRPGQFAPFPLLTYDDALGWAETIREVVTLERMPPWNANPEHGQFSNDLRLTPEEKSALLAWIDAGAPQGDPEKLPAPREYASGWRIGEPDQIVYLAEKPFEVPADGVVDYQWFYVDPGFKEDRWVQAVEARPGARQVVHHVTVYHKPPWGDWDMQHNTRINLLGGFNPGGEPLVLPPGHAIYLPAGTQFAFEMHYTPNGVVQQDRSHIGLVFAEPGDVKKEVQAFMPADTKIDIPPGEADYRSRISYRFPEDMDLMILRPHMHLRGKSFRYEAVYPGGKREILLDVPRFDFNWQHSYYLAQPKRMPRGTELVCSASFDNSAENPSNPDPAARVRWGDQSWDEMMIGIFCATPVVQHWNNYPLAYGTPRTRRIAFVALAGGIAVSLAASYWQRGRHVTG is encoded by the coding sequence TTGGCGACCTTCGTAGCGACGCCACGTTGGATCGCATGCTGGGCGCTGGTGTTGGCGATCGCCGCCGCCGCGAGCCCATCCACGGCGGCCGAACTGGGTTTGCCGATCGACGAATTTACCTTGCGCGATTCGCATGGCCGCGAGCACGCCTTGGCCTCGGCGCCCGACACCAAGGCCTTTGTGGTGGTGTTTCTCGGGGTGGAATGTCCGCTGGCGAATCTCTATGCGCCAAGGCTCAACGAATTGGCCGAGCGCTTCGCCGGGCGCGGCGTGGCGTTTTTTGGCATCAACTCCAATCGCCAAGATTCCAATAGCGAACTGGCGGCTTATGTCGAGCAGCACCACTTTTCGTTTCCCCAATTGAAAGACGTTGGCAACGTGATCGCCGATCGCTTTGGCGCCGAGCGCACGCCAGAGGCGTTTGTGCTCGATGGCAATCGCGTGCTGCGCTATCGAGGCCGCATCGACAATCAATACGAGGTGGGTGTGCAACGCGCCGCGGCGACGCGTCACGATCTGCGCTTCGCGATCGAAGCGGTGCTGGACGGCAAGGAGGTCTTTGATCCATCGACCGAGGCGCCAGGCTGCTTCATTGGCCGCACCGAGGTGCGCCAGCGTGAAGGTCAAGCCGCGCCGGCCGCTGGCGACATCACTTGGTCCAGCAAAATCGCCGACATCATTCAGCGGCGCTGCCAGGAGTGTCATCGGCCGGGGCAGTTCGCCCCGTTTCCGCTGTTGACCTACGACGACGCCTTGGGTTGGGCCGAGACGATTCGCGAGGTGGTCACGCTCGAGCGAATGCCACCGTGGAACGCCAATCCCGAGCATGGCCAGTTCTCCAACGATCTGCGGCTTACGCCGGAAGAAAAATCGGCGCTGCTGGCCTGGATCGACGCTGGCGCTCCACAGGGCGATCCTGAAAAGCTACCCGCGCCGCGCGAGTACGCCAGTGGCTGGCGGATTGGCGAGCCCGACCAGATCGTGTACCTGGCCGAAAAACCGTTCGAGGTGCCGGCCGATGGTGTGGTGGACTACCAGTGGTTTTACGTTGATCCCGGTTTCAAGGAAGACCGCTGGGTGCAAGCGGTCGAGGCGCGCCCCGGCGCTCGACAGGTGGTGCATCATGTCACCGTGTATCACAAGCCGCCGTGGGGCGACTGGGATATGCAGCACAATACGCGCATCAACTTGCTCGGCGGGTTCAATCCCGGAGGCGAACCGCTGGTGCTGCCTCCAGGGCATGCGATCTACCTGCCGGCCGGCACGCAGTTCGCCTTTGAAATGCACTACACGCCCAACGGCGTTGTGCAACAAGATCGGAGCCACATCGGGCTGGTCTTCGCCGAACCGGGCGACGTGAAAAAAGAAGTGCAGGCGTTCATGCCCGCCGACACAAAGATCGACATTCCGCCGGGCGAAGCCGACTATCGCTCGCGGATCTCGTATCGCTTTCCCGAGGACATGGACCTGATGATCCTCCGCCCGCACATGCATCTGCGGGGCAAATCGTTTCGCTACGAAGCGGTGTATCCGGGGGGCAAGCGCGAGATTCTGCTCGATGTGCCGCGGTTCGATTTCAACTGGCAGCACAGCTACTACCTGGCCCAGCCGAAGCGGATGCCGCGCGGCACGGAGTTGGTCTGCAGCGCGAGCTTCGACAACTCGGCGGAGAACCCCAGCAACCCCGATCCAGCAGCGCGGGTGCGGTGGGGCGATCAATCGTGGGACGAGATGATGATTGGCATCTTCTGCGCCACGCCCGTCGTGCAGCACTGGAACAACTATCCATTGGCGTATGGCACGCCGCGGACGCGGCGCATCGCGTTTGTGGCGCTGGCTGGCGGCATTGCGGTAAGCTTGGCCGCGAGCTACTGGCAGCGCGGCCGGCATGTCACGGGATAA
- the ribD gene encoding bifunctional diaminohydroxyphosphoribosylaminopyrimidine deaminase/5-amino-6-(5-phosphoribosylamino)uracil reductase RibD: MRQVEIDRWHLARALELAAAGRGLVEPNPLVGCLVARGAEIIGEGWHRRYGGPHAEVEALAIAGQRARGATLYVTLEPCSHHGKTPPCVDAIIAASIARVVVAQRDPFPQVDGAGIQRLRAAGIEVEVGLLEDEARELNAPYLKLLATGRPWVIAKWAMTLDGKIATATGDSRWISNEASREVAHELRRQVDAIVVGRGTVKADDPLLTARPAGPRVLTRIVLDSAAALDPASQLARTAHDSPVLVAAASYASEIACQRLRQLGVEVFRSAGDTPLARWDQLLLELGRRRMTNILVEGGGRVLGSLFASSQIDEAHVFVAPKLVGGAAAPSPLAGDGVPQMALASQLQSPRVRVLGGDVYICGRIAR, encoded by the coding sequence ATGCGACAGGTCGAAATCGACCGCTGGCATCTTGCCCGCGCGCTGGAACTGGCGGCCGCCGGGCGCGGACTGGTGGAGCCCAACCCGTTGGTGGGCTGCCTCGTCGCCCGCGGCGCCGAGATCATTGGCGAGGGTTGGCATCGCCGATATGGCGGCCCGCATGCCGAAGTGGAGGCCTTGGCCATCGCCGGCCAGCGCGCGCGGGGGGCGACGCTATATGTCACGCTGGAGCCGTGCAGTCATCACGGCAAGACGCCTCCCTGCGTCGATGCGATCATCGCCGCGAGCATCGCCCGTGTAGTGGTGGCGCAGCGCGATCCGTTTCCGCAGGTCGATGGCGCCGGCATTCAGCGACTGCGCGCGGCCGGCATCGAAGTCGAAGTCGGCCTGCTCGAGGACGAAGCCCGCGAGCTGAACGCGCCGTATCTCAAATTGTTGGCGACCGGGCGCCCCTGGGTGATCGCCAAATGGGCGATGACGCTCGACGGCAAGATCGCCACCGCCACGGGGGATAGTCGCTGGATCTCGAACGAAGCCTCGCGCGAGGTCGCCCACGAACTGCGCCGCCAAGTCGACGCGATTGTGGTTGGCCGTGGAACCGTGAAGGCAGACGACCCGCTGCTCACCGCGCGCCCTGCCGGCCCGCGCGTGCTCACGCGGATCGTGCTCGATAGCGCCGCGGCGCTCGATCCGGCGTCGCAACTGGCGCGCACGGCCCACGACTCGCCGGTGCTGGTCGCGGCCGCCAGCTATGCCAGCGAGATCGCTTGCCAGCGCTTGCGGCAACTAGGGGTGGAGGTGTTTCGCTCGGCGGGCGACACGCCTCTGGCGCGCTGGGATCAATTGCTGCTGGAACTGGGGCGCCGGCGAATGACCAACATCCTGGTGGAAGGGGGGGGCCGCGTGCTTGGCTCGCTGTTCGCCAGCTCGCAAATCGATGAAGCGCATGTGTTCGTCGCGCCCAAGTTGGTTGGCGGAGCCGCCGCCCCCTCGCCGCTGGCGGGGGACGGCGTGCCACAGATGGCGCTGGCCTCACAGTTGCAATCGCCGCGCGTACGCGTGCTGGGGGGCGACGTGTACATCTGCGGACGAATCGCCCGCTAG
- a CDS encoding transaldolase has protein sequence MTSPLRSLIACGTKLWLDSIDPELVASNRAWGATGATSNPIIIANLLKTGRFDDDLASLARNGLSDEDIAWQVTDRLVKRAQEVFLPAWKETNGNDGYVSFELDPLLEDPSANLPHATRVERYVALGKQWSAGQQNRMIKVPATPAGLDALEALAAAGVTINVTLIFTDRQYRIARDSIWRGAQKRKSLDGFKSVYSIFVSRLDVYTEKAVPQLTAAQGQVGIVNAKRIWRENQDFWADKKTPLAQEMIFASTGTKKPEDPPWKYVEALAGSDIETNPPETNDAYEASGRTATRQVDQLPAANVLAEVDRLVDMGKLEETLMREGIQKFADPQKGLLKLIAEKRSQLAAR, from the coding sequence ATGACTTCCCCTTTGCGTTCGCTCATCGCCTGCGGCACCAAGCTGTGGCTCGATTCGATCGACCCCGAACTGGTCGCCAGCAATCGCGCCTGGGGCGCCACGGGCGCCACCTCGAATCCGATCATCATCGCCAACCTGCTTAAGACGGGGCGCTTTGACGACGATCTGGCGTCGCTCGCGCGGAACGGACTGAGCGACGAAGATATTGCCTGGCAGGTGACCGATCGACTGGTGAAGCGCGCGCAAGAAGTCTTTCTGCCCGCGTGGAAAGAAACGAATGGCAACGACGGCTATGTGAGCTTTGAGCTGGATCCCTTGCTGGAAGACCCGAGCGCGAATTTGCCGCACGCCACGCGCGTCGAGCGGTATGTGGCGCTGGGCAAGCAGTGGTCGGCGGGTCAACAGAACCGCATGATCAAAGTCCCCGCCACGCCCGCCGGTTTGGACGCGCTGGAGGCGCTGGCCGCGGCCGGGGTCACGATCAACGTGACGCTCATCTTCACCGATCGGCAGTATCGCATCGCGCGCGACTCCATTTGGCGCGGCGCCCAGAAGCGTAAGAGTCTGGACGGGTTCAAGAGTGTCTACAGCATCTTTGTCTCGCGGCTCGACGTGTACACCGAGAAGGCCGTGCCGCAATTGACCGCCGCGCAAGGCCAGGTGGGCATCGTCAACGCCAAACGCATTTGGCGCGAGAACCAGGACTTTTGGGCCGATAAGAAAACGCCGCTGGCGCAAGAAATGATCTTTGCCAGCACCGGCACGAAGAAGCCCGAAGACCCGCCGTGGAAATATGTCGAGGCCCTGGCCGGCAGCGACATCGAGACCAATCCGCCGGAAACCAACGACGCCTACGAGGCGAGCGGACGAACCGCCACACGGCAGGTCGACCAGTTGCCGGCGGCCAACGTGCTGGCGGAGGTCGACCGCCTGGTCGACATGGGCAAGCTGGAAGAAACGCTGATGCGCGAAGGCATCCAAAAATTCGCCGACCCGCAAAAGGGGCTTCTCAAGCTGATCGCCGAAAAGCGCTCGCAACTGGCCGCTCGCTGA
- a CDS encoding PQQ-like beta-propeller repeat protein — MTHWTTRLVLLLAIACCADWTFAQEWTRFRGPNGSGVSEAQGIPAEWTEADYRWRVELPGVGHSAPVIWGDKVFLTSADNDNATRMAHCLSARDGKLLWSRSYTSSLHTKHQFNSFASSTPAVDEERVYVVWSAPEDYSIRALDHDGQEVWHRSLGPFVSQHSCGTSPIVYENLVILGNDQDESGVSFLVALDRTNGEVVWQTPRPGREVSYATPCVYEPPGRGPELVFLSGAHGFTGIDPKTGARLWELADVFDKRTVSSPVVAGDLVLGTCGSGGGGNFVVAVRPGGPDNQPAPEVAYKITKSAPYVPTPVYLDGHVYLWSDQGVVSSVRSDSGEVVWQHRVGGRYFGSPICVDRRLYCMSDAGECVVVATGPEYQLLGKNPIGEGSHSTPSVAGGVLYLRTFSHLVALGGG; from the coding sequence ATGACGCACTGGACGACCCGTCTCGTATTGCTGCTGGCGATAGCGTGTTGCGCCGATTGGACTTTCGCCCAGGAGTGGACTCGCTTTCGCGGGCCCAATGGTTCCGGTGTTAGCGAGGCCCAAGGCATTCCCGCCGAGTGGACCGAAGCCGACTATCGCTGGCGCGTGGAACTGCCGGGCGTTGGCCACTCGGCCCCGGTGATCTGGGGAGACAAAGTCTTTTTGACCAGCGCCGACAACGACAACGCCACGCGCATGGCGCACTGCCTCAGCGCGCGCGACGGCAAGTTGCTCTGGTCGCGCAGCTACACCTCGTCGTTGCACACCAAACATCAATTCAATAGCTTCGCGTCGTCCACGCCAGCAGTTGACGAAGAGCGGGTGTATGTGGTGTGGTCAGCGCCGGAAGACTACTCCATCCGCGCCTTGGACCACGATGGCCAGGAAGTCTGGCATCGCTCGTTGGGGCCGTTCGTGAGCCAACATAGCTGCGGCACGTCGCCAATCGTCTATGAAAACCTGGTGATCCTGGGCAACGATCAAGACGAGTCGGGCGTCAGTTTCTTGGTGGCGCTCGATCGAACCAACGGAGAAGTCGTTTGGCAAACCCCACGCCCGGGACGCGAGGTGTCGTACGCCACGCCATGCGTCTACGAGCCACCGGGACGCGGTCCGGAACTCGTTTTCTTGAGCGGCGCGCACGGCTTCACCGGCATCGACCCCAAGACGGGCGCACGGCTCTGGGAACTGGCCGACGTGTTCGACAAGCGCACGGTCAGCTCGCCCGTCGTGGCCGGCGACCTGGTGCTAGGTACCTGCGGCTCGGGAGGCGGCGGCAACTTTGTCGTGGCGGTGCGCCCCGGCGGGCCAGATAACCAGCCCGCGCCAGAGGTCGCCTACAAGATCACCAAGAGCGCGCCGTATGTGCCTACGCCGGTGTACCTGGACGGTCATGTCTATCTGTGGAGCGATCAAGGGGTGGTGAGCAGCGTGCGGAGCGATTCGGGCGAAGTGGTCTGGCAACACCGCGTGGGTGGGCGCTACTTCGGTTCGCCAATTTGCGTCGATCGCCGGCTGTACTGTATGTCGGACGCGGGAGAGTGCGTCGTCGTCGCCACCGGGCCCGAGTATCAACTGCTCGGCAAAAATCCGATCGGCGAAGGAAGTCACAGCACCCCCAGCGTGGCGGGCGGCGTATTGTATCTGCGCACTTTCTCGCACCTCGTCGCGCTCGGTGGCGGCTAG
- a CDS encoding BBP7 family outer membrane beta-barrel protein, giving the protein MRARWLQILLLVAIGMTGARASWADEAEDLGVWLDQTPQDGMVVDEWGAEYPTPADDAQSTILWPDEGQLIGAYSTDPIAYDQGQTPPYCRGCTRPGCGPAGCGACGGGGLRPTWFAYTDVVALERSSGRPVNLSGTERTVVINNQQILVRTVDQSTRDLDFGYSVGTRLTVGRFLGTDFVKRVHTLEFSYLGPFDFDASHQVRGGSTTTVNPFTGNPIITLGDLITFFPNGVGGFNFTNLQRAEYSSDFNNYEAVWRVRRSLGRDSLVALPNNSWEKRCTPGFTPSFLAGFRYITINEAFGFHAQGRHVLYDANGGIDSDVLARGDYRVRTTNNLFGFQIGGDMVQQYCRFNLGARGKIGLFGNRASQTSVITASDLEGATLPSRAFGDAITKFAFVGEFGFTGVWHVRPNMNLRAAYDFLWVTGLALAPLQVTPKTGNQPANLDHSGSTFLTGPSLGAEFFW; this is encoded by the coding sequence GTGCGTGCTCGTTGGCTCCAGATTCTGCTGCTTGTGGCGATCGGCATGACCGGCGCGCGCGCCAGTTGGGCCGACGAGGCCGAAGACCTCGGCGTCTGGCTCGATCAAACGCCCCAAGACGGCATGGTGGTCGACGAGTGGGGGGCGGAATACCCTACCCCTGCCGACGACGCGCAGAGCACCATCCTCTGGCCCGACGAGGGACAGTTGATCGGCGCCTACAGCACCGACCCCATCGCTTACGACCAAGGGCAAACGCCCCCCTATTGCCGGGGCTGCACGCGGCCTGGTTGCGGACCCGCCGGCTGCGGCGCCTGCGGTGGTGGCGGCCTGCGCCCCACCTGGTTCGCCTACACCGACGTGGTGGCCCTGGAGCGCAGCAGCGGGCGACCCGTGAATCTGTCGGGCACCGAGCGCACCGTGGTGATCAACAACCAGCAGATCCTGGTGCGCACCGTGGATCAATCGACGCGCGATCTCGACTTTGGTTATTCGGTGGGGACACGGTTGACGGTGGGACGGTTCTTGGGGACCGACTTCGTCAAGCGGGTGCATACGCTGGAGTTCAGTTATCTGGGGCCGTTCGATTTCGACGCCTCGCATCAGGTGCGCGGCGGCAGCACCACCACGGTCAATCCCTTCACCGGCAATCCGATCATCACGTTGGGCGATCTGATCACGTTCTTTCCCAACGGCGTCGGCGGGTTCAACTTCACCAACCTGCAGCGCGCCGAGTACTCGTCCGACTTCAACAACTACGAGGCGGTGTGGCGGGTGCGCCGCTCGCTGGGGCGCGACAGCCTGGTGGCGCTGCCCAACAACAGTTGGGAAAAGCGCTGCACGCCCGGCTTCACGCCGTCGTTCTTGGCCGGCTTTCGCTACATCACGATCAACGAGGCCTTTGGCTTTCACGCGCAAGGCAGACACGTCCTGTACGACGCCAACGGCGGCATCGACTCCGATGTGCTGGCCCGCGGCGATTACCGCGTACGCACCACGAACAATCTGTTCGGCTTTCAGATCGGCGGCGACATGGTGCAGCAGTATTGCCGCTTCAACCTGGGAGCGCGCGGCAAGATCGGCCTGTTTGGCAATCGCGCCAGCCAGACCAGCGTAATCACCGCTTCCGACCTGGAAGGCGCCACCCTGCCGTCGCGCGCCTTTGGCGACGCGATCACCAAGTTCGCCTTCGTCGGCGAGTTTGGCTTTACCGGCGTGTGGCACGTGCGACCCAACATGAACCTGCGCGCCGCCTACGACTTTCTGTGGGTGACGGGACTGGCGCTCGCCCCCTTGCAGGTCACGCCCAAGACCGGCAATCAGCCCGCCAATCTCGACCACTCGGGCTCGACGTTCCTCACCGGCCCCTCCCTCGGCGCCGAGTTCTTCTGGTAG
- a CDS encoding zinc ribbon domain-containing protein produces the protein MFCSECGKPARGKFCSHCGAPLLDAASGDSGEKLALLDLVPVEVLPDWESEIRYEAILQFPGVRAAIERHAAQAPKQMTGEQFLALADKIVPLGVSMEGVAGVANAFFKRLGVQTGKDRARQVAAPASQTIVRVLCSLARRGQALRQVTQAEDGCLIEAALPSDLFALEGDLLITVRRYGPAASVAATARIGGQWFDWGKSNRCLDQLFADLECDVLAGFALGRAA, from the coding sequence ATGTTCTGCTCCGAATGTGGAAAACCGGCTCGCGGCAAGTTCTGCTCCCACTGCGGCGCGCCGCTCTTGGACGCCGCTTCTGGCGACTCCGGCGAAAAACTTGCCCTGCTCGATCTGGTGCCGGTCGAAGTCTTGCCCGACTGGGAGAGCGAAATTCGCTATGAAGCGATTTTGCAGTTTCCCGGGGTCCGCGCCGCGATCGAGCGACACGCCGCGCAAGCGCCCAAGCAGATGACGGGCGAGCAATTCTTGGCGCTGGCCGACAAGATCGTGCCGCTCGGCGTTTCGATGGAGGGGGTGGCGGGGGTCGCCAACGCCTTCTTCAAACGGCTGGGCGTGCAGACGGGCAAAGATCGCGCGCGGCAGGTCGCCGCGCCGGCCAGCCAGACGATCGTGCGTGTGCTCTGCTCGTTGGCCCGCCGCGGCCAGGCGCTGCGCCAGGTGACTCAGGCCGAAGATGGTTGCCTGATCGAAGCGGCGCTGCCATCCGATCTCTTTGCGCTCGAAGGCGACCTGTTGATCACCGTGCGCCGTTACGGACCCGCCGCCTCGGTCGCGGCCACTGCCCGCATCGGCGGGCAATGGTTTGACTGGGGCAAGAGCAATCGCTGCCTGGATCAACTCTTTGCCGATCTCGAATGCGACGTGCTGGCCGGGTTCGCGCTGGGCCGGGCGGCCTGA
- a CDS encoding MMPL family transporter produces the protein MNSPAKHSFYSRYGLTIMLVVFFLLPISLAGARRALLSNKNDVKQWLPARYEETQVYERFQKHFQNEEFVLVSWDGCTLDDPRLELMATKLRAKAHAVAADDDGEAHQSYFSRVMTGPDSIAEMTEKIESLSYEEARDRLVGSLVGPDKETTCIVLTLSAYGSENARKAVDKIEDVAVSECAIPAANLHMGGPPVDNAAIDKAGESTLVRLALMSGAIGLLVSWWSLRSKRLVALVMFTGIYSIIISMAIVYYSGTPMNAILLSMPSLVYVTATSGAIHLANYYRDTVAEHGTKNAALHAIQHAWLPLSLATVTTAVGLVSLCMSELVPIQLFGIFSAIGVVVSLLLLFLFLPAGLEMWPIRVPKKQEGEPAETVFSRFWWRMAERVVRHHNLVSVATLLVMAMCAYGLVHIKTSVSMMRFFQKGAPILNDYTWLEKNLGELVPVEIVLSVPKDSGLSLLDQMRLIDRVQTKVNEIPEVGSSLSTVTFGPSLRSRTRRIPIVGRVEDPVLNKRLTKNIDEFLAGDYLRETPDALLWRISARVGALKNVDYAQFIDVLKQEVEPIVSEQETKLAQAPPAGGVALAADAAARPNIDVVYTGLVPIVYKAQTSLLDGLVTGFVSDLVLIILVMIIAVRSMSAGILLTITSIFPALIVFGLMGWWDIVVDVGTVMTPAVALGVTVDDVVHFMLWFRRGIADGLSRNEAVMLAYKGCGRAMYQSWGVIGLGLSVFAFSPFTPTQRFGFMMLTLLTAALPGNLLLMPALLAGPLGRLFERGIRPAKQPAPAKVALPPHAKADNPHRRRDPAPSVL, from the coding sequence ATGAATTCCCCCGCCAAGCACTCTTTTTACTCGCGCTACGGCCTGACGATCATGCTGGTCGTCTTCTTTTTGCTGCCCATCTCGTTGGCGGGGGCTCGCCGGGCCCTGTTGAGCAACAAGAACGACGTGAAGCAGTGGCTGCCGGCGCGGTACGAAGAAACGCAGGTCTACGAGCGGTTTCAGAAGCACTTTCAGAACGAAGAGTTCGTGCTGGTGAGTTGGGACGGCTGCACGCTGGACGACCCCCGGCTGGAACTGATGGCGACCAAGTTGCGGGCCAAGGCCCACGCCGTCGCCGCCGACGACGACGGCGAGGCGCACCAGTCGTACTTTTCGCGGGTGATGACCGGGCCCGACTCGATCGCCGAGATGACCGAAAAGATCGAGTCGCTCAGCTACGAAGAGGCGCGCGATCGGCTGGTTGGGTCGCTGGTCGGTCCCGACAAGGAGACCACCTGCATCGTCTTGACCCTCTCGGCCTATGGCTCTGAGAACGCTCGCAAGGCGGTCGACAAGATCGAAGATGTGGCGGTGAGCGAATGCGCCATCCCCGCCGCCAACCTGCACATGGGGGGCCCGCCCGTCGATAACGCCGCCATCGACAAGGCGGGCGAGAGCACGCTGGTGCGCTTGGCGCTGATGTCGGGCGCCATTGGCCTATTGGTGTCGTGGTGGTCGCTGCGCAGTAAGCGCCTGGTGGCGCTGGTGATGTTCACCGGCATCTACTCGATCATCATCAGCATGGCCATCGTGTATTACTCGGGCACCCCGATGAACGCCATCTTGCTGTCGATGCCGTCGCTGGTGTACGTGACGGCGACCTCCGGCGCGATTCACTTGGCGAATTATTATCGCGACACCGTGGCCGAGCATGGCACAAAGAACGCGGCGCTGCACGCCATCCAGCACGCCTGGCTGCCGCTCAGTCTGGCCACAGTCACTACTGCGGTGGGCCTGGTGTCGCTCTGCATGAGCGAACTGGTGCCGATTCAACTATTCGGCATCTTCTCGGCCATTGGCGTGGTGGTGAGCTTGCTGCTGTTGTTTTTGTTCTTGCCGGCCGGGCTGGAGATGTGGCCAATCCGTGTGCCGAAAAAGCAAGAAGGCGAGCCCGCGGAGACGGTGTTTTCGCGCTTCTGGTGGCGCATGGCGGAGCGCGTGGTGCGGCATCACAACCTGGTTTCGGTGGCCACGCTGCTGGTGATGGCCATGTGCGCTTATGGACTGGTCCATATCAAGACCTCGGTCAGCATGATGCGCTTCTTTCAGAAGGGCGCGCCGATCCTCAACGACTACACCTGGCTGGAAAAGAACCTTGGCGAACTGGTGCCGGTCGAAATTGTGCTCAGTGTTCCCAAGGACTCCGGCCTGTCGCTGCTCGACCAAATGCGTCTGATCGACCGCGTGCAGACCAAGGTGAACGAAATTCCCGAGGTCGGTAGTTCGCTTTCGACCGTCACCTTTGGCCCCTCGCTGCGCAGTCGCACGCGGCGGATACCGATCGTTGGTCGGGTGGAAGACCCGGTCCTCAATAAACGCTTGACGAAGAATATCGACGAGTTCCTTGCCGGCGACTATCTGCGCGAGACGCCCGACGCGCTGTTGTGGCGGATCAGCGCCCGCGTCGGGGCGCTCAAGAACGTCGACTACGCCCAGTTCATCGACGTGCTCAAGCAAGAGGTGGAGCCGATCGTCTCCGAACAGGAGACCAAACTCGCGCAAGCGCCCCCCGCTGGGGGCGTGGCGCTGGCGGCCGACGCCGCGGCCCGGCCCAACATCGATGTGGTTTACACCGGATTGGTGCCAATCGTTTACAAGGCGCAAACCTCGTTGCTCGATGGTCTGGTGACCGGCTTCGTCTCCGACCTGGTGCTCATCATCCTGGTTATGATCATTGCCGTTCGCAGTATGTCGGCCGGCATCCTGCTCACCATCACCAGCATCTTTCCCGCGCTCATCGTATTTGGCCTGATGGGCTGGTGGGACATCGTGGTCGATGTGGGCACGGTGATGACGCCGGCCGTGGCGCTCGGCGTGACGGTCGACGACGTGGTTCACTTCATGCTCTGGTTCCGTCGCGGCATCGCCGATGGCCTCTCGCGTAATGAGGCGGTGATGCTAGCCTACAAGGGTTGCGGCCGAGCCATGTATCAAAGCTGGGGCGTGATCGGTCTGGGGCTTTCGGTCTTCGCCTTTAGCCCCTTCACGCCGACGCAGCGGTTTGGCTTTATGATGCTTACGCTGCTCACGGCTGCATTGCCGGGCAACTTGCTACTGATGCCCGCCCTGCTGGCGGGGCCGCTGGGCCGGTTGTTCGAGCGCGGCATTCGACCGGCCAAGCAGCCGGCGCCGGCCAAGGTGGCGCTGCCGCCGCACGCGAAGGCCGACAACCCGCATCGCCGCCGCGACCCGGCGCCCAGCGTGCTGTAA
- a CDS encoding SDR family NAD(P)-dependent oxidoreductase has protein sequence MARRTLNGSRILLTGASSGIGRALALELTRAGARVLAVARREPLLRALANDNQGPGTMEIAVGDLTDPAARTEWLRLVGERFGALDVLINNAGVGALGLFEHADEARLRQVMEVNFFGPAELIRASLPLLQRGNHPLVVNISSVLGQRAIPSMSEYCASKFALQGLSDSLRAEFARHGIDLMVVSPGSTNSEFFDNLVETKGEVLWPNRPRRTSEQVAAEIVRAMRRGRRAIVPSHSGRMLVWLNRAAPWLIDRVLARKA, from the coding sequence ATGGCACGACGCACCTTGAACGGCAGCCGCATTTTGCTGACCGGGGCTTCGAGCGGCATCGGCCGCGCATTGGCGCTGGAACTGACCCGAGCCGGCGCGCGGGTGCTGGCGGTCGCGCGCCGAGAGCCACTGTTGCGCGCCCTGGCGAACGACAATCAAGGACCGGGCACGATGGAGATCGCCGTCGGCGACCTCACCGATCCGGCGGCGCGGACCGAATGGTTGCGTCTGGTCGGCGAGCGGTTTGGCGCGCTGGACGTGTTGATCAACAACGCCGGCGTCGGCGCCTTGGGACTGTTCGAGCATGCCGACGAGGCGCGATTGCGACAGGTCATGGAGGTCAATTTCTTTGGGCCAGCGGAATTGATCCGCGCTAGCCTGCCGCTGTTGCAGCGCGGCAATCATCCCTTGGTGGTCAACATTAGCTCCGTGTTGGGACAGCGGGCGATTCCCAGCATGAGCGAGTACTGCGCCAGCAAGTTCGCGCTGCAAGGGTTGAGCGATTCGCTGCGGGCCGAGTTTGCGCGGCACGGCATCGACCTCATGGTGGTCAGCCCTGGTTCGACCAACAGCGAGTTCTTTGACAACCTCGTCGAGACCAAGGGAGAAGTCCTGTGGCCCAATCGGCCGCGCCGCACCAGCGAGCAGGTGGCGGCCGAGATTGTGCGCGCCATGCGGCGCGGGCGGCGGGCGATAGTCCCCAGCCATTCTGGCCGCATGCTCGTGTGGCTCAATCGCGCGGCGCCATGGCTCATCGACCGGGTGCTAGCACGCAAGGCGTAG